Proteins co-encoded in one Pocillopora verrucosa isolate sample1 chromosome 1, ASM3666991v2, whole genome shotgun sequence genomic window:
- the LOC131774411 gene encoding uncharacterized protein, translating to MPHRQCFQRSTLPKLVDDHLSSGKGKEWMPTSSQVNAREKLRFQTHSDKISGGIQYWHKHKLKPSETRTRDTIKETKKVNNLSHQPKCTACGGLLSHRMSLKSIHSKFTERHSKCAFGREYCDVIGPCAECCLTEQRNAIVKKQSVEFPGLEVTPRRLVAPNLVQVMMQHSQIELGDNASELSQSHQGRSVLELPLIPVDTLRYMRREAGSSKHKRNTFITDQEPTFKKYIEIRLPKI from the coding sequence ATGCCTCACAGGCAATGCTTTCAACGTTCAACACTTCCAAAGCTTGTCGATGATCATCTTTCCTCTGGAAAAGGCAAAGAATGGATGCCAACGTCGTCGCAAGTCAACGCAAGAGAAAAACTCCGCTTCCAAACGCACTCTGATAAAATTTCAGGCGGTATTCAATATTggcacaaacacaaacttaagcCAAGCGAGACACGAACACGAGACACCATTAAGGAGACGAAGAAAGTAAATAACCTTTCACATCAGCCTAAATGCACTGCTTGTGGTGGTTTGCTCTCTCATCGAATGAGCCTGAAAAGTATACACTCGAAATTTACTGAACGTCATTCGAAGTGCGCATTCGGACGTGAATATTGTGATGTAATTGGTCCATGTGCGGAATGCTGTTTGACGGAGCAACGTAATGCTATTGTCAAGAAACAGTCTGTGGAGTTTCCGGGATTGGAGGTTACACCAAGAAGACTTGTGGCACCAAACCTGGTCCAAGTTATGATGCAGCACAGTCAGATTGAGCTCGGAGATAATGCATCTGAACTTTCTCAAAGTCACCAGGGTAGGAGCGTCCTCGAACTGCCACTCATTCCTGTCGACACGCTGAGGTATATGAGGCGGGAAGCTGGGAGTAGCAAGCATAAACGAAATACTTTCATAACAGATCAGGAACCAACTTTTAAGAAGTACATAGAGATTCGCCTTCCAAAAATCTGA
- the LOC131774428 gene encoding BTB/POZ domain-containing protein KCTD6-like, which translates to MAEPPRVVGLNVGGHIYTTTLYTVTQYSDSKLGKLFSLESQVPRDQKGNYFLDRDGVLFKHVLNFLRTKKLILPDDFQDFEQFEIEAAFYGIKPLEEEVQNAKKNRKLISSGPEILRLFYSSKTQLVLAGGLAVIQRLVPNVRMLGGNVLSGSAYNFKTNDKIVEGGQAKVPIKLEQLDAFLQHVVDEGFEVKMSTFFLDGHASQAWVFVRK; encoded by the coding sequence ATGGCCGAACCTCCAAGAGTGGTGGGTCTTAATGTCGGTGGTCATATTTACACAACCACGCTTTACACTGTCACTCAGTATTCCGACTCAAAACTAGGAAAGCTTTTTAGTTTAGAGAGCCAGGTACCTAGGGATCAAAAGGGAAACTACTTCTTAGACAGAGACGGTGTGCTGTTTAAACACGTCCTCAACTTCTTGCGCACGAAAAAATTGATCCTTCCGGACGACTTTCAGGATTTTGAACAGTTTGAGATTGAAGCCGCGTTCTATGGGATTAAACCGCTTGAAGAAGAGGTTCAAAATGCCAAGAAAAACAGGAAGCTCATTAGCTCCGGCCCAGAGATTCTACGGCTTTTCTACAGCTCGAAGACGCAGCTGGTGTTGGCTGGTGGGTTGGCGGTTATTCAGAGGCTCGTGCCCAATGTACGAATGTTGGGTGGAAATGTCCTGAGCGGCTCTGCCTACAACTTCAAAACGAATGACAAGATCGTGGAGGGAGGACAAGCTAAAGTTCCGATTAAATTGGAACAGTTAGATGCTTTTTTACAACATGTTGTCGACGAGGGTTTTGAGGTCAAGATGTCAACTTTCTTTTTAGATGGTCACGCAAGTCAGGCCTGGGTATTCGTTCGTAAGTAA
- the LOC131774432 gene encoding BTB/POZ domain-containing protein KCTD6-like, which yields MRMDEVQEFPSIIDVNVGGNVYTTSLASLTRFPDSMLGVMFSGRRPVAKDSRGNFFIDRDGPMFRYVLNFLRSSKLNLPDNFQEFDQLAEEADFYQIPRLIEALKKIKLSSTVGRNQVIRITLDRDKHGLETLLTVFAEKLILQEIFRGYDCICSPLVFSFDKEQADSSTTAILQEITNYGFEVMTSLSHPEDKSINEWFFLRKRKTNVPNS from the coding sequence ATGAGAATGGACGAAGTTCAAGAATTTCCATCCATAATAGACGTAAACGTTGGAGGCAATGTTTACACCACATCACTAGCAAGCCTTACAAGATTTCCAGACTCCATGTTGGGGGTCATGTTTAGTGGACGGCGGCCGGTGGCGAAAGATTCTCGAGGAAATTTCTTCATCGATCGTGACGGGCCGATGTTTCGGTATGTGTTAAATTTCTTGCGCTCTTCCAAGTTGAATCTACCTGACAATTTTCAGGAATTTGATCAGCTTGCTGAGGAGGCCGATTTTTATCAAATTCCTCGTCTCATTGAAgccttgaaaaaaatcaaattaagcAGTACTGTGGGAAGAAATCAAGTGATTCGAATAACTCTGGACAGAGATAAGCACGGATTAGAGACGTTGCTGACGGTTTTCGCCGAGAAGCTCATCTTACAGGAGATATTTAGAGGCTACGACTGCATCTGTAGCCCTCTCGTATTTTCGTTCGATAAAGAACAGGCGGACTCATCTACTACAGCGATTCTACAAGAAATCACTAATTATGGTTTTGAGGTGATGACAAGCCTCTCGCATCCTGAAGACAAATCTATTAATGAGTGGTTTTTCCTTCGCAAGCGCAAGACAAATGTACCAAATTCTTAA
- the LOC131774410 gene encoding beta-1 adrenergic receptor-like produces the protein MVDVTLHFVILASMSILIVAANIIVCVSVVTNAQLRTYTNGFLVSLAVSDILTGGLFFPVHLSGPYSPVAFTEGYLVAFVLLAGVGNICLVTWDRYIAVTKPFQYKETVKKHFSKMIIVIWAISLLVALLPLTWKTDYNIVIHKVYLFCLMGFFVVIPYAAIFLAYYKIGQNLRKHQQKIRKHSHATGSHKCKRMKAEAKVTKVFLAIVMIFVLSWLPIIYMTTVTSLNKLNLSPDALQKASLYTVALSSLANPLLYAFVKQDFRRQFKRRSARQGISSVSAAANKMMEPPTAPCRTEKGRKKNTVIYVKYFSLRS, from the coding sequence ATGGTAGATGTGACTTTGCACTTCGTCATTTTAGCCTCTATGTCAATCCTCATTGTGGCTGCCAATATCATCGTTTGCGTATCTGTAGTAACAAACGCTCAACTTCGCACTTACACAAACGGATTTCTCGTATCTTTGGCCGTTTCAGACATTTTAACGGGCGGACTCTTCTTTCCCGTTCACCTTAGTGGGCCATATTCGCCTGTAGCTTTCACAGAAGGCTACTTGGTTGCTTTCGTTCTGTTGGCTGGTGTTGGCAATATTTGTTTGGTCACATGGGATCGCTATATTGCTGTTACCAAACCGTTCCAGTACAAGGAAACAGTGAAGAAACACTTCTCAAAGATGATTATCGTGATTTGGGCAATTTCCTTACTCGTTGCTCTCTTACCTCTGACATGGAAGACAGATTACAATATCGTCATTCACAAAGTGTATCTCTTTTGCTTAATGGGCTTTTTTGTTGTCATCCCGTACGCAGCAATATTTCTTGCCTACTACAAAATTGGTCAGAATTTGAGGAAACACCAACAGAAAATTCGCAAACACTCTCACGCCACTGGTTCTCATAAATGCAAAAGAATGAAAGCAGAGGCTAAAGTCACCAAAGTTTTTCTCGCTATTGTAATGATATTTGTGTTATCATGGTTGCCGATCATTTATATGACAACAGTTACCAGTTTGAACAAGCTTAACTTATCCCCTGACGCTCTTCAAAAAGCTTCTCTTTATACCGTGGCACTTTCTTCCTTAGCAAATCCTTTACTTTACGCATTTGTTAAGCAGGATTTTCGGCGGCAGTTTAAAAGACGCTCAGCGCGCCAAGGGATAAGTTCTGTTTCTGCAGCTGCCAATAAAATGATGGAGCCTCCAACGGCACCTTGTAGGACGGAAAAGGGCcgcaaaaaaaatacagtcattTACGTCAAATATTTCTCCCTACGGAgctaa
- the LOC131774409 gene encoding adenosine receptor A2a-like, protein MAENSIVNVMITILSVIVVAANVTICLLVVANKSLQTYTNGFLVSLAVSDILLGAVLFPVFLTIPESATSGYIVSVILLSGVTSHCCITFDRLIAIRHPFSYSYLIQKYFTKVLLTAWVVAVVFSLIPLCWKADSHLLIHKVYIFVEIVIFIFVPYMLMFVAYCLIFATLREHFKIVQEMTVSTSKREQAKRLSSEAKVAKVCLILIATFVLCWLPIIYMTSATALGRPDIVPVLLPNISIFTLGLSSLINPALYTFKKEDFRTAVRKIFRQNMNAQIHPISLKNHIEITQKGNTTHDTALQLRNPTTGV, encoded by the coding sequence ATGGCTGAAAATTCCATCGTAAACGTTATGATAACTATTTTGTCCGTAATAGTAGTGGCTGCTAACGTAACAATATGCCTCTTGGTCGTCGCCAACAAATCTCTGCAAACTTACACGAATGGATTCCTCGTTTCTCTGGCAGTATCCGATATTTTACTCGGTGCTGTACTGTTTCCTGTGTTTCTAACGATTCCGGAATCGGCCACCAGCGGATATATTGTCTCTGTGATTCTGTTGTCAGGAGTTACCAGCCATTGCTGCATCACCTTTGACCGACTCATTGCTATCCGCCATCCGTTCTCGTATTCTTATCTAATACAGAAATACTTTACGAAAGTGCTACTGACTGCCTGGGTCGTGGCAGTTGTATTTTCGCTAATACCACTCTGCTGGAAAGCTGATTCCCATCTTTTGATTCACAAAGTTTACATCTTTGTGGAAATcgtgatttttatctttgttccTTATATGTTGATGTTTGTTGCTTACTGCTTGATTTTTGCGACGCTCCGCGAGCATTTCAAGATCGTTCAGGAGATGACGGTATCGACAAGTAAGAGGGAACAAGCGAAGAGGCTCTCATCAGAAGCAAAGGTTGCCAAAGTTTGCCTTATTCTGATCGCTACTTTTGTCCTCTGTTGGCTGCCGATCATCTACATGACATCAGCAACGGCGCTTGGTAGACCCGACATCGTGCCTGTTCTTTTGCCCAATATTTCCATATTTACACTGGGTCTGTCGTCCTTGATAAACCCTGCACTGTACACTTTCAAGAAAGAGGATTTCAGAACTGCTGTGAGAAAGATTTTCAGGCAAAATATGAATGCACAGATTCATCCGATTAGTCTAAAGAATCATATAGAGATCACACAAAAAGGGAATACTACGCATGACACGGCTCTCCAGCTGAGAAACCCTACCACTGGTGTCTAA
- the LOC131774431 gene encoding histamine H2 receptor-like: MAVTDQNIFVMVFLSIFSLFIVTSNSCVCLLVISKKALRTTTNWLMVSLAVSDILIGGVLLPVYLIEPFSIVTGYLVSVILLSGVANLCAVTYDRYVAVIKPLEYPYRAPKIRRRAPLLSWLLSLIYSLLPLFWNTDVNLTVHKVYMICLQVFGIIVPYTLMTLAYVRIFMEVRRGLTRNEHLKSFRVHNHEGRRLSSDAKVAKVFAIFVLAFLLCWLPIIYITTAKIVNRDDVIPEALSVSSLFTVATCSLLNPLVYTFLKPDFKKAICNFFRTRSPTNTVVNGRGVSSEGGMRTKMNVQQRNLEQGKIHSMEDLSQFSLDCK; this comes from the coding sequence ATGGCTGTTACAGATCAGAATATTTTTGTGATGGTTTTTCTGAGcatcttttctttattcatcGTTACATCAAACTCCTGCGTTTGCCTCTTGGTCATCTCGAAGAAAGCTCTACGAACCACCACGAATTGGCTGATGGTGTCACTTGCAGTGTCGGACATATTAATAGGAGGAGTTTTATTGCCTGTTTACCTCATCGAGCCATTTTCGATTGTAACAGGTTATTTAGTGAGCGTAATTTTACTCTCAGGTGTTGCAAACCTATGTGCTGTCACATACGATCGATATGTTGCAGTGATCAAGCCATTGGAATACCCGTATCGAGCTCCTAAGATACGAAGAAGGGCTCCTTTACTTTCCTGGTTACTTTCATTGATTTACTCTTTACTGCCTCTGTTTTGGAACACTGATGTCAACCTCACAGTGCATAAGGTTTACATGATTTGTTTACAGGTTTTTGGTATCATTGTGCCTTACACTTTAATGACTTTGGCATACGTGCGAATATTTATGGAGGTTCGAAGGGGTCTGACAAGGAACGAACATCTGAAATCCTTTAGAGTGCACAATCACGAAGGAAGACGATTATCTTCGGACGCTAAGGTGGCAAAAGTGTTTGCCATATTTGTTTTAGCTTTCCTTCTCTGTTGGCTGCCAATCATCTACATAACAACTGCAAAAATTGTTAATAGGGATGACGTCATTCCAGAAGCCCTCTCTGTTTCGTCTTTGTTTACAGTGGCGACATGTTCACTGTTGAATCCACTCGTGTACACTTTTCTCAAACCGGATTTCAAGAAGGCCATTTGCAACTTCTTTCGGACGCGTTCTCCCACAAACACGGTGGTAAACGGGCGTGGTGTCTCCTCAGAAGGAGGAATGCGAACTAAAATGAATGTCCAACAAAGGAATTTAGAACAAGGAAAAATACATTCAATGGAAGATTTATCCCAGTTTTCACTGGATTGCAAATGA
- the LOC131774408 gene encoding chondroitin sulfate ABC exolyase-like encodes MLIASSEEALKAHNIDNGWDKTKVPGATTMNLTLWQIRLNKARNFSPLSYVGGVTYKGPEPLSSGAHVQNQNSQTGATVDSGGIYATAWLEHGSTTAKYGYPIVVKTDSYKSTATTIWRRKHRNQSLLRDFLLASLEGAKVFDIQLSVNRTQLLWRPKRRRSPDGSFMPPEFSLNKITAPEVFERENNSKTSCKGKMSVKRKTSGFSFLILTGLALLLIDQAAGKRPDKILDFENATEQSRLVTVPKKQGKISFSTSVAKHGTTSLKWKSSANGESKLRYELPKSAHINGKELKGGGVKMWIYKDTPSSGSKMEVRLAEKKKKKKVTRVGSFEINLGFSGWRGIWMSFDECKQNKDSLKDSLSITRMDFVVNHEDTIYIDLLGFVAKMSKQSRDKIVPTITKFGSKYDSSNFWQQTYRWSQQKPSALPTSVDSSKTTHLAHIESRLHNWYADETQTTYDFMGEMKRRWNTLQESFNDAHKEYDRLTFTVSKPDSSTPGSTKIVITAPPLFCRNCKMGTRTYSATDPTRKFSFPIMRIMLPLALEYYLKSRSNEITKTVNKETSKLCSGDAAKVQRSVQKICGKWRKRQDEFRNYLSTLACTKNNVRKSLQFINKARLQRILNLLDYIEDQGWADGSGIGSLDHEMNRDGAGYMHTLFLLKNSLHQDPRNKTRLVNMINTAKWYNDFGEVYQSKFEFKGTTADRMITILLFRLMIVLAMPATTDKEKKERQRDMDALKKWMDNALSINKAFGGVIKPDYTGFHHKAFYASAYAPHALHTAAQVQYLLEGTNFALSDASKRNLLEALKTMRLISVKYSTPSSVGGRFPDFSKEALINILPAYAYISVSYSSQLVASTPPKGITIPNTKNAGMFLRLYELSDKNVKKYLEDGKVYRGKSYMNSLGCLKIMNEIFFPLQLKSKASTYEPSPEGHWSKNFAALSIHRRKDWAVTVKGFNRFVWDFEGSTKKKTPENAFGTYQSHGSMLIANSEEALKAHDIDNGWDWTKVPGATTMTLTLSQIRLKKARNFSPLSYAGGVTYKGPQPLSSGVFGMDFHQPEYQFFEEDHPHPKVRLHFKKSVFFFQNVLVCLGSDIKIDNGGTATKARTTLFQDKLVRGASKFSIKMDGVTKDSSDLFEAVNPLSKNKKDGYTTLVDTKGNSYYIPRSSASDLKVQVQIQSSQTVAAVCSSGIYATAWLEHNSTNAKYEYAVFVKTDSYRSTATANWDRLHMNSNRVLYSVLQQDDKAHVVQFGISPQRNAIITPLYGYVIFDAKSKLPKGGLITKVTKQCRIMVEQNSRFVFLSISYPDLNFNVDGELKTSGDVNKEELYELESREVEIEVTLSVDVKTTLPGSAVIVHGSPAGYQPRVEVKRPDSSPLPGKGKIIVFKNLKNGFSVEVKLEK; translated from the exons ATGTTGATAGCAAGCAGTGAAGAGGCGTTAAAAGCTCACAATATAGATAACGGATGGGACAAGACAAAGGTTCCTGGGGCAACGACGATGAACTTGACTTTATGGCAGATCAGGCTCAATAAGGCACGAAATTTTAGTCCACTCTCGTATGTCGGCGGAGTTACCTATAAAGGACCAGAGCCTTTATCCAGCGGA GCACATGTCCAAAATCAAAACTCTCAAACTGGAGCTACTGTTGACTCCGGCGGTATTTACGCTACAGCCTGGTTAGAGCATGGTTCAACGACTGCGAAATACGGGTACCCTATTGTCGTGAAAACAGACTCTTACAAAAGCACTGCCACCACTATATGGAGGCGCAAACACAGGAATCA AAGTCTCTTACGAGACTTTCTGCTTGCATCCCTTGAGGGTGCCAAAGTGTTTGACATACAG CTTTCTGTAAATAGAACCCAGCTTCTGTGGAGACCAAAAAGGAGACGGTCACCAGATGGTTCCTTTATGCCACCAGAG TTCAGTTTGAACAAGATTACTGCTCCTGAAGTATTCGAAAgagaaaataactcaaaaactTCATGTAAAG gaaaaatgTCTGTGAAGAGAAAAACTTCAGGATTTTCATTTCTCATTCTGACTGGTCTAGCCTTGTTGCTGATAGATCAGGCGGCTG GAAAGCGTCCTGACAAGATACTAGATTTCGAAAACGCGACTGAGCAAAGCCGCCTCGTCACAGTGCCGAAAAAACAGGGAAAGATTTCTTTCTCGACATCAGTGGCCAAACACGGGACAACATCACTGAAATGGAAATCGAGTGCCAACGGAGAATCTAAATTAAGGTACGAGCTTCCTAAATCCGCTCACATCAACGGAAAGGAACTCAAAGGAGGAGGTGTTAAAATGTGGATCTACAAGGATACTCCTTCTAGTGGAAGTAAGATGGAAGTAAGgctggcagaaaaaaaaaagaagaaaaaggttaCGCGGGTAGGATCTTTTGAAATCAACCTGGGATTTTCAGGCTGGAGAGGAATATGGATGTCATTCGAtgaatgcaaacaaaataaagacaGCCTCAAGGATTCATTATCGATCACAAGGATGGACTTTGTTGTAAACCATGAAGATACCATTTACATAGATTTACTTGGCTTTGTGGCAAAAATGTCCAAACAATCTCGCGATAAGATTGTTCCAACAATCACGAAATTTGGCTCAAAGTACGATTCCAGTAACTTTTGGCAGCAGACTTATCGCTGGAGTCAGCAGAAACCTTCTGCTCTTCCGACCTCTGTCGATTCTTCAAAGACTACTCACCTTGCTCACATTGAAAGTCGCTTACATAACTGGTATGCTGATGAGACACAAACCACTTATGATTTCATGGGAGAGATGAAGAGACGTTGGAATACCCTTCAGGAGAGCTTCAATGATGCCCATAAAGAATACGATAGACTAACATTTACAGTAAGTAAGCCCGATTCAAGTACTCCTGGCTCCACTAAAATTGTGATCACCGCTCCTCCATTATTTTGTCGTAACTGTAAAATGGGGACGAGGACATATTCAGCAACTGATCCAACCAGAAAGTTCAGCTTTCCTATTATGCGTATTATGTTGCCTCTAGCTCTCGAGTATTACCTTAAGTCCCGTTCCAACGAGATAACTAAGACAGTAAATAAAGAGACGTCCAAACTGTGTTCTGGAGATGCTGCCAAGGTGCAACGATCCGTCCAAAAGATTTGCGGAAAATGGAGAAAGAGACAGGATGAGTTCCGAAACTACCTCAGCACTTTAGCATGTACCAAAAACAACGTCCGTAAATCATTGCAGTTTATTAACAAAGCACGCCTTCAGAGAATCCTCAATCTACTTGACTATATTGAAGATCAAGGATGGGCAGATGGAAGTGGAATAGGCTCCCTTGATCATGAAATGAATCGAGATGGTGCTGGATACATGCACACTCTTTTTCTTCTAAAGAACTCTTTACACCAGGACCCAAGAAATAAAACCAGATTGGTGAATATGATAAACACTGCCAAATGGTACAATGATTTTGGAGAAGTTTATCAATCAAAATTCGAGTTCAAAGGAACGACGGCCGACAGAATGATCACAATATTGCTATTTCGACTGATGATTGTCTTGGCGATGCCTGCTACCAcagataaggaaaaaaaggaaaggcagAGGGATATGGATGCTTTGAAAAAGTGGATGGATAATGCCCTGAGTATCAACAAAGCATTCGGAGGAGTCATCAAACCTGATTATACCGGTTTTCATCACAAAGCGTTCTATGCATCTGCCTACGCTCCACATGCTTTGCACACAGCAGCACAAGTGCAATATCTGTTAGAAGGAACAAACTTTGCTTTATCAGATGCATCTAAACGAAATTTACTGGAGGCTCTCAAAACAATGAGGCTTATATCCGTGAAGTACTCTACCCCAAGCAGTGTTGGAGGACGTTTTCCAGACTTTTCAAAGGAGGCTCTGATAAATATCCTCCCGGCATACGCGTACATCAGTGTCTCTTATTCATCCCAGTTAGTGGCATCGACTCCACCGAAAGGGATAACTATTCCAAACACCAAAAACGCAGGCATGTTTCTACGTTTGTATGAATTATCGgacaaaaatgtgaaaaagtaTTTGGAAGATGGAAAGGTTTACAGGGGTAAATCGTACATGAACAGTCTTGGATGCCTGAAAATAATGAATGAG atattttttccattaCAGCTCAAGTCGAAAGCCTCAACCTATGAACCCTCTCCTGAAGGTCACTGGTCCAAGAACTTTGCTGCTCTCTCAATACATCGTCGTAAGGACTGGGCCGTTACAGTCAAAGGTTTCAACAGGTTTGTCTGGGACTTTGAGGGCTCCACAAAGAAGAAAACACCAGAAAATGCCTTTGGTACCTATCAAAGCCATGGTTCAATGTTGATAGCAAATAGTGAAGAGGCGCTAAAAGCTCACGATATAGATAACGGATGGGACTGGACAAAGGTTCCTGGAGCAACGACGATGACTTTGACACTATCGCAAATAAGGCTCAAAAAGGCACGAAATTTTAGTCCACTTTCCTATGCTGGCGGAGTTACCTATAAAGGACCACAGCCTTTATCCAGCGGAGTATTTGGAATGGACTTTCATCAACCagaatatcaattttttgaagAGGATCATCCGCATCCTAAAGTTAGGCTTCACTTTAAGAAATCTGTCttctttttccaaaatgttttaGTTTGTCTTGGAAGCGACATTAAAATAGATAATGGCGGAACAGCAACTAAGGCGCGAACGACACTGTTTCAAGACAAACTAGTTAGAGGTGCATCTAAATTTTCCATCAAAATGGACGGCGTGACCAAAGACAGCTCAGATCTATTCGAAGCTGTAAACCCCCTTTCTAAAAACAAGAAAGATGGCTATACTACTTTAGTCGACACCAAAGGCAACAGTTATTACATTCCAAGATCGAGTGCATCTGATCTCAAGGTACAAGTCCAGATTCAAAGTTCGCAAACTGTAGCTGCTGTCTGCTCCAGCGGTATTTATGCAACAGCCTGGCTAGAGCACAATTCCACGAATGCCAAGTACGAGTACGCTGTATTTGTAAAAACAGACTCTTACAGAAGCACTGCCACCGCTAACTGGGATCGCCTACACATGAATTCAAATCGGGTGCTGTACTCGGTTCTGCAACAAGACGATAAGGCACACGTGGTACAATTTGGTATATCACCACAACGTAATGCCATCATAACACCATTGTACGGTTACGTAATCTTTGATGCCAAGTCAAAACTCCCCAAGGGTGGTTTAATCACAAAAGTGACCAAGCAATGTCGCATCATGGTCGAGCAGAATTCCCGATTTGTCTTTTTAAGCATCAGCTACCCTGACTTGAATTTCAATGTCGACGGGGAGCTGAAAACGTCAGGCGACGTCAATAAGGAGGAACTCTATGAGCTAGAAAGTCGGGAGGTGGAAATTGAGGTCACCTTGTCAGTGGATGTGAAAACAACCCTCCCTGGTTCAGCGGTTATCGTACATGGATCTCCTGCCGGGTATCAACCGAGGGTTGAAGTAAAGCGTCCGGATTCCTCCCCTCTCCcaggaaaaggaaagataatTGTCTTTAAAAATCTCAAGAATGGATTCAGCGTTGAAGTGAAATTGGAGAAATAA